Below is a window of Leifsonia sp. NPDC080035 DNA.
GCTCCGATGAACAGCAGGATGGACGCGAACCAGGCCCAGCCGACCCAGCCCGTGACACGCGTGTCAGTCATGACGCACCCCGTTTCGTCAGGACGGCGGCGGGGTCGCCGCCGTGCTGGCGCTCACGGTAGGGGCAGCACCCGTCGTGTGGCTACATCACATTTCGGAGGGCGTGTGCACGAGTTCGTCGACGTGGAATCCCGCGGTCGCCTCCTCGTACGTCGTGTGCTTGCGGGCGGGATGGGAGTCGGCAGGCGGCGGCACGTCCGCCCGGTGCAGCGCGTGCAGCACGAGCTGCTCGACGAGCGCGGCCGCGGTCGTCTCGCGGTGGCGGGCGATGCGGACGAGGTTGGCGTACTCGCGTTCGCCGAGGCGGATGGTCAGCGGGATCCCTGCAGGCGCACGGCCAGGACCGTGCGCCGACGCGGGTTCAGCGACCCCAGTGGCATGAGAATCCTTCATGGGCTGATATTCGCATGTGAGGGCTTTCAGGTAGATGCCCAATGTGACGATCGTCCGACCCCCATTCGGGGTGCATGCCGTGACCGCTCGGTGAACAGCGGATGAAGCCGGGATCCCGCCGAACGGCCCGCTCCTAGGATCGCAACCATGTCGAAGCGCGCACAGTTCACCGCGCTCTTCGGCGTACTGGCCGCCCTGATCGCCGTCGCCGTCGTGCTGACAGTCGTGGCCCGGCCGGCCGCCGTCAGCGCCGCGTCCACGACGTCGCAGACCATCGCCGTGACCGCCGGGATGGACGACTGCGGCCGCGGCTGGGGGACCGACGGCGTGGCGCCGGGAGGCGATCAGCCCTTCACCGTGACCAACACGACCGTGGCCGGCATCGAGGTCTACCTGCAGGCGGTCGACAGCGCGAAGGTCTTCCTGGACCTCGAGAGCATCGGCGCCGGCGCGCACGCCGGCGCGCGGGTGACCCTCGGGGCCGGACGATACCGATTCGTCTGCCTTCCGGCCGACGCCGACCCGGTGCACGGTCCGACCGTGCGGGTCGGTTCCGCGCCGCCGGGATCGACGCTCACACCGGGAATCGTCCCCGTGACTCGGGCGGACCTCATCCCGCCCACCAAGGCGTACGGCACCTGGGTCGCCTCGCGGCTGCCCGCGCTCCGTCAGCAGGTCGGCGCGATCGTCGCCGACGCCGAGGAGGGCGACCCAGCGGCCGCACGACGGGACTGGCTGGCCGCACACACGACCTATGAGACCCTCGGCGCCGCCTACGGCGCGTTCGGCGACGTGGGCGACGCGATCGACGGGCTCCCGCGTTCGGGACTGACGGGATTCCACGCGGTCGAGGCGGCGCTCTGGCCCGGCCGCGCGGGAGGCGCAGCATCCACCGCCGCCGCATCCACGGCCGCCAAGGCGCTCGCCGCCGACGTCGAGAAGCTGGTCGCGGCGTTCCCGGCCGCGCGGATCGACCCGGGGGACATGGGCCTGCGGGCCCACGAGATCGTCGAGGACGCGCTGCGGGACGTGCTCACCGGCGCGGCGGACGCGGGCTCCGGCACCGAGCTGGCCACCGTCGACGCCAACCTGACCGGGGCGGCGGAGGCCCTCGCCCCGCTGCACGGCATCCTCGCGACCCGCTACCCGCGGCTCGCGGACACCGAGCGCGCCATCGCGTCGACGCAGGCCCTGGTGCGGAGCCTCCGCGGTGCGGACGGCGCGTGGCCGCCGCTGTCGAGGCTCGGCGCGGCTCAGCGCGAGCGAGTGGATGCGGCCCTCAGCGAGACCGCGGAGCTGCTGGCGCCGGTCGCCGCCATCTGCGACCCGAGGAGGGACTCATGACCATCGGTCGACGCGGGCTGCTCCAGGCCGGCGCCGGTGCGGCGGCCGGGGCGGCGGGGACGATCGCCGCCGGACGGATGTTCGGCGGCGGCACCACCGCGGCCGCCGTCGACACCGCGACCACCGCGCATCCCGAGCGCACCGCGCGCTCCCTCGGCTTCCACGGCGCGCACCAGCAGGGCGTCCTCACGCCGCCGCAGCGGGCCGCCGCGTTCGTGGCGCTGGACGCGACGTCCGCGAACCGCGCCGAGCTCGCCGACCTCTTCCGCACCATCACCGAGCGCGCGCGCTTCCTGACGACGGGCGGGACGCCTCCCGACCCCGGCCTCACCGCGCCTCCCCGCGACTCCGGCGTGCTCGGCCCGACGGTCGTGCCCGACGGGCTGACCGTGACGCTGTCGGTCGGGGCGTCCCTCTTCGACGGCCGGTACGGGCTCGCGGCGGCGAAGCCCGCGCGGCTGCGGACGATGGACGCGTTCCCCGACGACGCGCTGCGCCGGGAGGTGTGCGACGGCGACCTGCTGCTGCAGGTCTGCGCCGACGACCGCGACGCGGTCACGCACGCGGTCCGCGAGATCGCGCGGGCCACCCGCGGCGGGATGGGCGTGCGCTGGCGGCAGGACGGCTTCGTCTCCCCGCCGCGCCCGAGCGGGACCCCGCGCAACCTGATGGGCTTCAAGGACGGCACCAGCAACCCGGACACGAGCGACGCCGCGCTGATGTCGCAGCTGGTCTGGACGAAGGCCGGCGCGGACGAACCCGCGTGGGTCGCCGGCGGCAGCTATCACGTCGTGCGCGTCATCCGGATGCTCGTCGAGTTCTGGGACCGGGTCAACCTGCACGAGCAGGAGAACATGATCGGGCGGCGCCGGGACACCGGGGCCCCGCTCACCGCCTCGGCGGAGCACGACGACCCTCACTACGAGAACGACCCCTCCGGCGACGTCATCCAGCTCGACGCGCACATCCGGCTCGCGAACCCGCGCACCGCGGCCACGGCGGCGCAGAGGATGCTGCGCCGCGCCTACAACTACGACGGCGGCGTCGACTCCAACGGGACGCTCGACATGGGCCTCGTCTTCGTCGCCTTCAACCAGGATCTCGACCGCCAGTTCGTCACCGTCCAGAAGCGGCTGGCCGGCGAGCCTCTCGTCGACTACATCCAGCCGTTCGGCGGCGGCTACTACTTCGCGCTCCCCGGCGCGCGCGACTCCTCCGACTGGCTCGGCCGCGGCATGTTCGCCTGAGCCGGCCGGAGGACACCGGAAACACCCACCAACGAGAAGGAAGCAGGAATCGTGTTCAGACTCCCCCGTCTGCGCCGCAGCCCGGCCGGACTCGCCGGCCTCGCCCTGGCCGGCGCCGCAGCGCTCGCCGGCGCCGGCATCCTCGCGGGCGCGCCCGCGATCGCGTCTCCCGGTCACGGGACGCCCGACCACTCCATCCAGACCCAGACGCCGATCAAGCACCTCGTCGTGATCTTCGACGAGAACATCTCGTTCGACCACTACTTCGGCACCTACCCGACGGCCGCGAACACCGACGGGACCACGTTCACGGCGGCGAAGAACACCCCGAAGGCGAACACGCTCGTCACCAGCGGGACGCTCACGAACAACCCCAACCTGTACCCGCCGTCGCGGCTCTCCCCGGCGCAGGCGCTCACCTGCGACCAGAACCACAGCTACGCCGCCGAGCAGGCCGCCGTGAACGGCGGGAAGATGGACCAGTTCGTCCAGAAGACCGAGACCGACACCTGCACCGGCGCGTTCGGCGAGCCGGGCCTGGTGATGGACTACTACGACGGCAACACGGTCACCGGGCTCTGGAACTACGCCCAGAACTACGCGATGAGCGACAACATGTGGGACACCACGTTCGGCCCGTCGACGCCAGGCGCGCTGAACCTCGTCTCCGGGCAGACGCACGGCGGCACCGCGTACGACCCGAAGACCGGCGCCGTGCTCGCCTCGTCGACGGCCGTCCAGTCGGCGGACGCGCAGCACGTCGGCACCGTGATCGGCGACCCCGACCCCGCCTACGACGACTGCTCCGACAACGACCACACCTCCTCGTCGGCCGTCGTCGGGATGAGCGGGAAGAACGTGGGCGACCTGCTCAACGCCCGCGGCGTCACCTGGGGGTGGTTCCAGGGCGGCTTCACGCCGACCACCGCGTGGGACGGCACCAGCGGCGGCTACGCGAAGTGCGACGCGACCACCGCGAACATCGGCGGCGCGACCCCGAAGGACTACTCCCCGCACCACAACCCGTTCTCGTACTACAAGTCCACGTCCAACCCGCACCACCTCGCGCCGACCTCGGTGAAGGCGATCGGGCACACCGACCGGGCCAACCACCAGTACGACCTGACCTCCTTCGACGCGGCCCTGAAGGCGGACAACCTCCCGGCCGTCTCGTTCCTGAAGGCCCCGGAGGCGCAGGACGGCCACGCGGCCTACTCCGACCCGCTGGACGAGCAGAAGTTCCTCGTCAACGAGATCAACGCCATCCAGAAGTCGGACAGCTGGTCGAGCACCGCCGTCGTCGTGACCTACGACGACTCGGACGGCTGGTACGACCACGTCGCCCCGAAGGTGACGAACGGCTCGAACGACTCGGCCGTCGACTCGACCGTGTGCACGAGCGTGAAGAAGGTCGCCGGCGGCTACGCCGACCGTTGCGGCCCGAGCCAGCGCCTGCCGTTCCTGGTGGTCTCGCCGTACGCCGCTCAGAACCGCATCGACCACGCCCCCATCGAGCAGGCCAGCGTCCTGCGCTTCATCGAGCAGAACTGGCGCACCGGCCGGATCGGCGACGCGTCGTTCGACACCCGCGCCGGCTCGATCGGCGGTCTGTTCGACTGGTTCCGCCCGCAGCAGCGCGAGGTCCTGCTCGACCCGGCCTCCGGCGCCGTGGCCACGGTCGTGCCGACGGGCTCGCACTGGCCGAAGCCGCCGCGCCACGGCTGGGACGACCAGCGGTAGCACCCGCCCGAGCGAACCGCCGGGTACGTGGATCGTCCGCGTACTCGGCGGTTTCGTGCGTATTATCGGCGTGCTCGGCGGCCGTCAGCGTGGGCGGGTGTCCAGGTACTCGTCGAGCGAGAGGGGGCTGCGACCGGTCACGCGCTCGACCGCGCCGCTGACCCCGGCCAGCTCGCCCGCGGCGATGGCCGTGTACGTGGAGACCCAGGCGTCGTACTGCCAGTCCGGCGCGTCCCACTTCTTCCGCGACTCGTACGCCTCCTCGACGGTCTCGTCGTGGAACGACACCGCCCGGCCGAGGTGCGCGCTGAGCTTCTCGGCGACCTCGGCCATCGTCAGCTCCTCCGGTCCGGTGAGATCGTAGGTCGCGCCCGCGTGCCGGTCGGGATGCTGCAGCACCGCCGCCGCGACGCGCGCGACGTCCGCCCGCGCGACCATCGCGGCGCGCCCGCCGTCGGCGGGGCCGCGGATCACGCCGTCGTCGCCGATCATGTGCTCGACGAAGTCGAGGTAGAGGTTGTCGCGCAGGAACGTGTGCGCGATGCCCGTCTCACGGATGCGCTGCTCGGTCGCGTAGTGGTCGCGCGCGAGGGTGAACGTCGCGTCCGGCGCCGCCCCGAAGAAGGACGTGTAGACGATGTGCGCAACGCCCGCGTCGGCCGCCGCGGCCAGGAAGGCGAAGTGCTCCCGCAGCCGGTCCGCGTTCTCGGCGGCCGACACCATCAGCAGCGTGTCGACGCCCTCCAGCGCCGCCCGCGCGACCACCGCGTCGCCGTAGGTGCAGGCGACGACGGTGCTGTTCGGGAAGTGCGGAGCCCGCTCGGGGGAGCGCGCGAGCATCCGGAACGGCACGCCGGCGTCGGCGAGGGCGTCGGCGGTGAGCCGGCCGACGGTCCCGGTCACCCCGGTGACCGCGAGCGAGGGGAGACCGTTCACGTCGCTCACCAGCAGAGGCAGAACGGGTGGCCGGACGGGTCCTCGTAGACCTGGAAGCCGCCGTCGGCGTCCAGGTCGTGGGCCGGCCTCAGCAGCCGGGCGCCGCTGGCGACGGCGTGCTCGTGCGCCTCGCGGATGTCGTCCACGTACAGGTCGAGGTGCAGCTGCTGCTGGGCGCCGTCCGGCCACTGGGGCCGCTCGTGGTTCGGGGCGAGCTGGAAGCCGAGCCGCGGCTCACCGTCGACGCGCACCGTGCGCCAGCCCTCGTCCTCGCTGTCGGTGACCTCGCCGCCGAGCAGACGCGCCCAGAAGCCCGCCTCCCCGTCGAGGTCGGGGGTGTCGAACACGACGATCTGCCGGTGGATGTTCATGGGGCCATCCAAGCCCGCACCGACGCGCCGGGCAAGAGCCGGGATGCGGGTGCTTGACCCTCACACCGTGTCAGGCTGGAGCGTGGTCTCCAACATGTACACCATCGGAGAGTTCGCCGCGATCGGCCGGATCAGCGTCAGGATGCTGCGGCACTATGACGCGATCGGCCTGCTGCCGCCCGCCCGCGTGGACGAGCGCAGCGGCTACCGCTTCTACTCGGACGCGCAGCTGGGCGACCTGCTGCTCGTCGTGGAGCTGCGGCAGCTCGGGGTCGGCCTCGACGCCATCGCCGCCGTGCTCGCGTCCGACGACCCGCGGCCCGCCCTGTCGGCGGCGCTGCGGCAGCGCCGGAACGAGCTGCAGGCGGGGATCGCCGAGGACCGGTCGCGGCTCGACCGCGTCGAGCGGCGCCTCCGGATACTGGAAGGAATCGAGATCATGTCGACACCCGTCGAATACCGGCCGCTGGACGCGGTCACCGTCTACGCCGTGAGCGCCACCGCTCCCGGCATGGGGCCGGAATACGTCGGCCCCATGGTCGGCCCCCTGATCGGCGAGCTGGACCGTGCGCTCCAGGCCGCGGGGCGCCCCATCCTGGAGCCGTCGGTGTTCTGGTACGAGGCACGCGAGGACGAGCGGCTCCAGGTGCACATCTCGTATCCCGCCGAAACGCCGCCGCGCCCGGGCGATGGCTACGCGGTGGTGGACCTGCCCGCCGTCCCGCTCGCCGCGACGCTGCTGCACCGCGGCGACATGACCGGGATCGGCGACTCGTGGATGGCGCTCACCGAGCAGCTGGTGGCCGACGGCTACCGCGTGTCCGGCCCCACCCGTGAGGTCTATCTCGAGGCGACCGGACACGAGCCCGGTCCCGACTGGGTCACTGAGCTCCAGGCACCCGTCGAGCGCATCTAGCGGCCCCCGGCACCCGCCGACTACGCAGAAAGTGCACTCAAAACCGCCGAGTACGGAGAGGATCTCCGTACTCGGCGGTTTCGGTGTGAAGGGGTGAGGGAGAGGGCCCGGCCGCCGACGCCGATGACATGCCGACGGCCGGGAGTCGGGGCCCGGGGTCAGATGCCCCGGGCGAGGCGGTAGTAGGCGGCGTTCCAGTCGAGCTCGCGCTGGAAGCCGCGGAGCGTCGTGTCCTCGTCGATCACCAGCAGCTCGGTGCGGGCCATCCGTGCGAAGTCCTCGAACGCCTGGATGCCGACGGCGGTGCTCATCACGGTGTGGTGCGCCGCGCCCGCCTCGAGCCACGCGGTCGCCGAGGTCGTGAAGTCGGGGGCCGGCTTCCACACCGCGCGACCCACCGGCAGCTTCGGCAGCGGTGCGGTCGGCTCGACGACCTCGACCACGTTCGCGACCAGCCGGAACCGGTCGCGCATGTCCGAGAGGGCGACCACGACGGCGGGTCCGGGGTCCGCGGTGAACACCAGGCGCACCGGGTCGTCCTTGCCGCCGATCCCGAGGGGATGCACCTCCAGCGTCGGCTTCGCGCTGGTCAGCGCCGGCGAGACCTCGAGCATGTGCGCGCCGAGGATGCGCTCGTCGCCGGGCGTGAGGTCGTACGTGTAGTCCTCCATGAGGGAGGCGCCGCCCGGCAGGCCCGCGCCCATCACGTTCGCCGCGCGCACCAGGATGGCCGTCTTCCAGTCCCCCTCCGCACCGAAGCCGTAGCCCTCGGCCATCAGGCGCTGCACCGCGAGGCCGGGCAGCTGCTTCAGCGCGCCCAGGTCCTCGAAGCTCGTGGTGAACGCACCGAAGCCGCCCTCCTCCAGGAAGGCGCGCAGCCCGAGCTCGATCGCGGCGCCGTCCCGCAGCGACTGGTGCCGGTCGCCGCCGCGGCGGAGCTCGGGAGCGACGTCGTAGAGGTCCTCGTACTCGGTGACCAGCGCATCCACGTCGCCGTCGGCGGCGGCGGACACCGCCTCCGCGAGCTCGTTCACGCCCCAGGTGTTCACCTGCACGCCGAGGCGCAGCTCGGCCTCGGTCTTGTCGCCCTCGGTCACAGCGACGAAGCGCATGTTGTCTCCGAAGCGGGCGAGCTTCAGCGAACGCGTCGCCGCCCAGCCCGCCGCGGCGCGCATCCAGGTGCCGATGCGGGAAGCGACGACGGGGCTGCTGACGTGACCGACCACGGTCGTGCGCGGGACGCCGAGCCGGGTCTGGATGTACCCGAACTCGCGGTCGCC
It encodes the following:
- a CDS encoding EfeM/EfeO family lipoprotein codes for the protein MSKRAQFTALFGVLAALIAVAVVLTVVARPAAVSAASTTSQTIAVTAGMDDCGRGWGTDGVAPGGDQPFTVTNTTVAGIEVYLQAVDSAKVFLDLESIGAGAHAGARVTLGAGRYRFVCLPADADPVHGPTVRVGSAPPGSTLTPGIVPVTRADLIPPTKAYGTWVASRLPALRQQVGAIVADAEEGDPAAARRDWLAAHTTYETLGAAYGAFGDVGDAIDGLPRSGLTGFHAVEAALWPGRAGGAASTAAASTAAKALAADVEKLVAAFPAARIDPGDMGLRAHEIVEDALRDVLTGAADAGSGTELATVDANLTGAAEALAPLHGILATRYPRLADTERAIASTQALVRSLRGADGAWPPLSRLGAAQRERVDAALSETAELLAPVAAICDPRRDS
- the efeB gene encoding iron uptake transporter deferrochelatase/peroxidase subunit; amino-acid sequence: MTIGRRGLLQAGAGAAAGAAGTIAAGRMFGGGTTAAAVDTATTAHPERTARSLGFHGAHQQGVLTPPQRAAAFVALDATSANRAELADLFRTITERARFLTTGGTPPDPGLTAPPRDSGVLGPTVVPDGLTVTLSVGASLFDGRYGLAAAKPARLRTMDAFPDDALRREVCDGDLLLQVCADDRDAVTHAVREIARATRGGMGVRWRQDGFVSPPRPSGTPRNLMGFKDGTSNPDTSDAALMSQLVWTKAGADEPAWVAGGSYHVVRVIRMLVEFWDRVNLHEQENMIGRRRDTGAPLTASAEHDDPHYENDPSGDVIQLDAHIRLANPRTAATAAQRMLRRAYNYDGGVDSNGTLDMGLVFVAFNQDLDRQFVTVQKRLAGEPLVDYIQPFGGGYYFALPGARDSSDWLGRGMFA
- a CDS encoding alkaline phosphatase family protein encodes the protein MFRLPRLRRSPAGLAGLALAGAAALAGAGILAGAPAIASPGHGTPDHSIQTQTPIKHLVVIFDENISFDHYFGTYPTAANTDGTTFTAAKNTPKANTLVTSGTLTNNPNLYPPSRLSPAQALTCDQNHSYAAEQAAVNGGKMDQFVQKTETDTCTGAFGEPGLVMDYYDGNTVTGLWNYAQNYAMSDNMWDTTFGPSTPGALNLVSGQTHGGTAYDPKTGAVLASSTAVQSADAQHVGTVIGDPDPAYDDCSDNDHTSSSAVVGMSGKNVGDLLNARGVTWGWFQGGFTPTTAWDGTSGGYAKCDATTANIGGATPKDYSPHHNPFSYYKSTSNPHHLAPTSVKAIGHTDRANHQYDLTSFDAALKADNLPAVSFLKAPEAQDGHAAYSDPLDEQKFLVNEINAIQKSDSWSSTAVVVTYDDSDGWYDHVAPKVTNGSNDSAVDSTVCTSVKKVAGGYADRCGPSQRLPFLVVSPYAAQNRIDHAPIEQASVLRFIEQNWRTGRIGDASFDTRAGSIGGLFDWFRPQQREVLLDPASGAVATVVPTGSHWPKPPRHGWDDQR
- a CDS encoding NAD(P)H-binding protein; this encodes MNGLPSLAVTGVTGTVGRLTADALADAGVPFRMLARSPERAPHFPNSTVVACTYGDAVVARAALEGVDTLLMVSAAENADRLREHFAFLAAAADAGVAHIVYTSFFGAAPDATFTLARDHYATEQRIRETGIAHTFLRDNLYLDFVEHMIGDDGVIRGPADGGRAAMVARADVARVAAAVLQHPDRHAGATYDLTGPEELTMAEVAEKLSAHLGRAVSFHDETVEEAYESRKKWDAPDWQYDAWVSTYTAIAAGELAGVSGAVERVTGRSPLSLDEYLDTRPR
- a CDS encoding VOC family protein, yielding MNIHRQIVVFDTPDLDGEAGFWARLLGGEVTDSEDEGWRTVRVDGEPRLGFQLAPNHERPQWPDGAQQQLHLDLYVDDIREAHEHAVASGARLLRPAHDLDADGGFQVYEDPSGHPFCLCW
- a CDS encoding MerR family transcriptional regulator — protein: MSGWSVVSNMYTIGEFAAIGRISVRMLRHYDAIGLLPPARVDERSGYRFYSDAQLGDLLLVVELRQLGVGLDAIAAVLASDDPRPALSAALRQRRNELQAGIAEDRSRLDRVERRLRILEGIEIMSTPVEYRPLDAVTVYAVSATAPGMGPEYVGPMVGPLIGELDRALQAAGRPILEPSVFWYEAREDERLQVHISYPAETPPRPGDGYAVVDLPAVPLAATLLHRGDMTGIGDSWMALTEQLVADGYRVSGPTREVYLEATGHEPGPDWVTELQAPVERI
- the araA gene encoding L-arabinose isomerase: MPKLTTSLEPYEVWFLTGSQHLYGPETLAQVAEQSRGIADRLAASSDVPVRVVWKPVLTDADAIRRTALEANADDRVIGLIAWMHTFSPAKMWIAGLDALQKPLLHFHTQANVELPWGEIDFDFMNLNQAAHGDREFGYIQTRLGVPRTTVVGHVSSPVVASRIGTWMRAAAGWAATRSLKLARFGDNMRFVAVTEGDKTEAELRLGVQVNTWGVNELAEAVSAAADGDVDALVTEYEDLYDVAPELRRGGDRHQSLRDGAAIELGLRAFLEEGGFGAFTTSFEDLGALKQLPGLAVQRLMAEGYGFGAEGDWKTAILVRAANVMGAGLPGGASLMEDYTYDLTPGDERILGAHMLEVSPALTSAKPTLEVHPLGIGGKDDPVRLVFTADPGPAVVVALSDMRDRFRLVANVVEVVEPTAPLPKLPVGRAVWKPAPDFTTSATAWLEAGAAHHTVMSTAVGIQAFEDFARMARTELLVIDEDTTLRGFQRELDWNAAYYRLARGI